A single Sulfurimonas aquatica DNA region contains:
- a CDS encoding YeeE/YedE thiosulfate transporter family protein, giving the protein MPKSIPWWVGGIGMSLLFYLSFSVWGADRPIGASTGMSYLSNMLFGLSPEEYKYAAMVENSGAWEGVMLIGVFFGGLFMSLFVTKSFHISYIPTLWKERKNKSIKSRMIWSFIAGFLLVFGARLAGGCNAGHILSGGSQVAVSGIIFAVVALGTGVITGRFFYKKKGCKV; this is encoded by the coding sequence ATGCCAAAAAGTATACCGTGGTGGGTTGGTGGAATAGGAATGAGTTTACTCTTTTACCTTTCGTTTTCAGTTTGGGGAGCAGACCGTCCCATAGGTGCATCTACAGGAATGAGCTACTTATCAAATATGCTCTTTGGGCTTTCACCAGAGGAGTATAAATATGCTGCAATGGTCGAGAATAGTGGTGCTTGGGAAGGTGTGATGCTTATTGGTGTTTTCTTTGGTGGGCTTTTTATGTCTCTTTTTGTAACAAAATCATTTCACATAAGCTACATACCTACACTCTGGAAAGAGAGAAAAAACAAATCTATAAAATCTCGTATGATTTGGAGTTTTATAGCAGGTTTTTTACTTGTTTTTGGTGCACGTTTGGCTGGTGGCTGTAATGCAGGACATATCTTGTCCGGTGGTTCTCAGGTTGCGGTAAGTGGCATTATATTTGCCGTAGTTGCATTAGGAACAGGGGTAATAACTGGTAGGTTCTTCTACAAGAAAAAAGGGTGCAAAGTATAA
- a CDS encoding DUF4405 domain-containing protein produces the protein MFRQFVSLTLLVSLVALSSSGILMIVLGSFEFQLQMHPVHKIFGVLLTLSGAYHLYYNFSAIRKYLSKRKMMLFAMVMTFLMITLYAVGMAKPIDKEKVQQIEKILSTMES, from the coding sequence ATGTTTAGACAATTTGTTTCATTAACACTACTCGTTTCTCTAGTAGCATTAAGTAGCTCGGGTATATTGATGATAGTCTTAGGTAGCTTTGAGTTTCAACTGCAGATGCATCCTGTGCATAAAATATTTGGTGTTTTACTCACACTTTCAGGAGCATATCATCTTTACTATAACTTTAGTGCAATAAGAAAGTATCTTAGTAAAAGAAAAATGATGCTTTTTGCTATGGTTATGACATTTCTAATGATTACTTTGTATGCTGTGGGAATGGCTAAACCCATAGATAAAGAGAAAGTACAGCAGATAGAAAAAATATTAAGTACTATGGAGAGTTGA
- a CDS encoding YeeE/YedE thiosulfate transporter family protein gives MESIIKMFTTVSNANNGSVWLVLFIGFCFGAIILYSRLDKFEKMAGFMIFEDTLVPRMAMTTVALSSLGFYFLVDAGYASYSVKPTILGGLIVGGVLFGIGLVILGKCPSAFFVSVSEGRVDALVGVLGGMVGGAVFTIAYPFIEKLIGPDLGKIRLSDLFGGYDLIIVLVLSTVLLVTAYFLPTINYVDPADEIK, from the coding sequence ATGGAAAGTATTATAAAAATGTTTACAACAGTTTCAAATGCTAACAATGGTTCAGTATGGCTTGTGCTTTTCATAGGCTTTTGTTTTGGAGCTATTATTCTCTATTCGCGTTTAGATAAGTTTGAAAAGATGGCTGGTTTTATGATTTTTGAAGACACACTAGTACCTAGAATGGCAATGACAACGGTTGCACTATCTAGTCTTGGGTTTTACTTCTTAGTTGATGCTGGTTATGCAAGTTACAGTGTTAAGCCTACTATTTTAGGTGGTCTAATTGTCGGTGGTGTTTTGTTTGGCATAGGATTAGTTATACTTGGAAAATGTCCATCTGCATTTTTTGTCTCTGTATCAGAAGGCAGAGTAGATGCTTTAGTAGGTGTTCTTGGTGGTATGGTAGGCGGGGCAGTTTTTACTATAGCTTACCCATTTATAGAGAAGCTAATAGGCCCAGATTTAGGAAAGATAAGACTAAGTGACCTATTTGGAGGCTACGACCTTATAATAGTACTTGTATTAAGCACTGTACTTTTAGTAACAGCATACTTTTTGCCAACTATTAACTATGTTGATCCTGCGGATGAGATAAAATAG